The following are encoded together in the Coregonus clupeaformis isolate EN_2021a chromosome 24, ASM2061545v1, whole genome shotgun sequence genome:
- the LOC121579014 gene encoding vezatin isoform X1 yields MCQHVRHRYRPNMQNSPLFHYLQDLGHTDFEACPTVSQEDECGGGKGGAASLQDSLSKPTGGHLWRLADALWRRSPFHQAASAHRLEQQLDCVFGQYAVRCILDQDVLLQEDVELIELLDPSLLTLGSSPSGSPRRDNSLPCPRLLASPSQWDVAMLVGLAAVLLSLSSLSDGAWSLAVIPWCAAVMGWVWLRGAGLWRQGRMQRAAHAQASELQTMVLNSKALTSLARKSLRLLQETEVISRGFTLLLDRVSASSSFSRAGLGAGPRGQQLIGLRKAVYRALRSAFRASRRATCHMLKAYPLNSEIDNVTNYVSAVPLKELGMGLGTEHLTDEEAQELTDDYSLPALKVLFQLWVGQSSECFRRLALLLSSRRLEEPREDWVEGETPPPPIHRSVATVTQPLHGALASCLGDLQRSYEFHRYFETQHRTQGSDRVGRARQKCRELNALHTSVRSLQLHLRALLNEMIILEDDLEKLMVTKEAVEVTVEGYQDIQERLSHLQPHMQASAGCWEDTVGQVERMLRRANTCPGTPEGPEQCLPPVPCTPVPTYTLILDRDPVPEEQELEAYVSDSEDENGWAGSVVDMLSPEERERQRREREESRRVLSELKAVLGQRASEGERRKWKQLLFNDQAAAMPIVSGVTSAESSTESQTPSDPLDTLTLVGMAKPGVAEGNHLLDRLNNEEEDEVRDECPLTEAEEKALTEFCCGEAEEKGEEGEGGASVPDRTGGAQLYQYDGLPDEGAGLNGPDLLLQPRIPAITVMDRLTELHGSAMLSFNSALAAQVAAHSHTFANMEEQTFGDSGEEEGVEGERRSLPDGQTAEKD; encoded by the exons aaCTCTCCGCTCTTCCACTACCTGCAGGATCTAGGACACACAGACTTTGAGGCATGTCCCACGGTGTCTCAGGAGGACGAGTGTGGAGGAGGAAAGGGGGGGGCGGCCTCCCTCCAGGACAGCCTCTCCAAACCCACA GGAGGACATCTATGGAGATTGGCTGATGCCTTGTGGAGGCGGAGCCCGTTCCACCAGGCCGCCTCGGCCCATAGGCTGGAGCAGCAGCTG gACTGTGTGTTTGGCCAGTATGCGGTGCGGTGTATCCTGGACCAGGATGTGTTGCTCCAGGAGGATGTGGAGCTGATCGAGCTATTAGACCCCAGCCTGCTCACCCTTGGCTCCTCGCCCTCCGGCTCGCCCAGACGAGACAACTCCCTGCCCTGCCCGCGCCTCCTCGCCTCACCCTCGCAATG ggacgTAGCAATGCTGGTGGGCCTGGCTGCAGTGTTACTaagcctgtcctctctctctgacggGGCCTGGTCTCTGGCTGTTATCCCGTGGTGTGCTGCAGTCATGGGCTGGGTGTGGCTGCGAGGGGCGGGGctgtggagacaggggaggatgcAGAGGGCAGCACACGCCCAGGCCTCCGAGCTGCAGACCATGGTGCTGAACAGCAAGGCTCTGACCAGCCTGGCCCGCAAGTCCCTGAGActactacaggaaacagaggtcATCTCTCGAGGGTTCACCCT TCTGCTCGACAGGGTGAGTGCATCCAGCTCCTTTAGCAGGGCAGGGCTGGGGGCGGGGCCACGGGGGCAGCAGCTGATTGGCCTGCGGAAGGCGGTGTACCGGGCGCTCCGCTCAGCCTTCAGAGCCTCCCGCCGAGCCACCTGCCACATGCTCAAAGC TTACCCCCTGAACTCTGAGATCGACAATGTGACCAACTACGTGTCTGCGGTGCCTCTGAAGGAGCTGGGGATGGGCCTGGGGACAGAGCACCTGACTGACGAGGAGGCACAGGAGCTCACCGATGACTACAGCCTCCCTGCCCTcaag GTGCTGTTCCAGCTGTGGGTGGGGCAGAGCTCAGAATGTTTCCGTCGATTGGCCCTGCTACTGTCGTCACGACGACTGGAGGAGCCCAGGGAAGACTGGGTCGAAGGTGAAACCCCTCCTCCGCCCATACATCGCTCTGTTGCCACGGTGACACAGCCTCTCCACGGTGCCCTGGCCAGTTGCCTAGGTGACCTGCAGCGTAGCTATGAGTTCCACCGGTACTTTGAGACGCAGCACCGGACGCAGGGCTCGGACAGGGTGGGGCGCGCTCGACAGAAATGCAGAGAGCTCAACGCACTGCACACGTCTGTACGCAGCCTGCAGCTGCATCTCAGGGCCCTGCTCAACGA GATGATTATCCTGGAGGATGACCTGGAGAAGCTGATGGTGACCAAGGAGGCGGTGGAGGTGACTGTGGAGGGCTACCAGGACATCCAGGAGCGTCTCAGTCACCTGCAGCCCCACATGCAGGCCAGCGCCGGATGCTGGGAGGACACCGTGGGCCAGGTGGAGCGCATGCTGAGGAGAGCTAACACCTGCCCAG GAACTCCTGAGGGTCCAGAGCAGTGTCTCCCTCCTGTGCCCTGCACCCCTGTCCCAACCTACACCCTCATCCTGGACAGGGACCCTGTGCCTGAGGAGCAG GAGCTGGAAGCGTACGTGTCGGACTCAGAGGATGAGAACGGGTGGGCGGGGTCGGTGGTTGACATGCTGTCTCCCGAGGAACGAGAGCGCCAGCGGCGGGAGAGGGAGGAGTCTCGGCGTGTCCTATCGGAGCTCAAAGCCGTGCTGGGCCAGCGGGCGTCCGAGGGCGAGAGAAGGAAGTGGAAACAGCTGCTCTTCAACGACCAAG CGGCGGCGATGCCTATCGTTTCCGGGGTAACGTCAGCAGAATCTTCTACAGAATCTCAGACTCCCTCCGACCCATTGGACACTCTGACACTTGTGGGCATGGCCAAACCAGGTGTTGCCGAGGGAAACCACCTATTGGACAGGCTGAACAACGAGGAGGAAGACGAGGTCAGGGACGAGTGCCCCCTCACAGAGGCAGAGGAAAAAGCACTTACAGAGTTCTGCTGTGGTGAGGCGGAGGAAAAGGGGGAGGAGGGTGAAGGTGGGGCTTCAGTCCCAGATAGGACAGGCGGGGCGCAGCTCTACCAATACGACGGGCTGCCTGACGAGGGGGCAGGACTGAACGGGCCCGACCTTCTATTGCAGCCCCGGATTCCCGCCATCACGGTGATGGACAGGCTGACGGAACTACACGGCTCGGCGATGCTCAGCTTTAATTCCGCCCTCGCCGCCCAGGTGGCGGCACATTCGCACACCTTCGCCAACATGGAGGAGCAGACGTTTGGAGACAGCGGAGAAGaagaaggggtagagggagagaggcgtTCGCTACCTGATGGACAGACAGCTGAGAAGGACTAG
- the LOC121579014 gene encoding vezatin isoform X3 yields the protein MCQHVRHRYRPNMQNSPLFHYLQDLGHTDFEACPTVSQEDECGGGKGGAASLQDSLSKPTGGHLWRLADALWRRSPFHQAASAHRLEQQLDCVFGQYAVRCILDQDVLLQEDVELIELLDPSLLTLGSSPSGSPRRDNSLPCPRLLASPSQWDVAMLVGLAAVLLSLSSLSDGAWSLAVIPWCAAVMGWVWLRGAGLWRQGRMQRAAHAQASELQTMVLNSKALTSLARKSLRLLQETEVISRGFTLVSASSSFSRAGLGAGPRGQQLIGLRKAVYRALRSAFRASRRATCHMLKAYPLNSEIDNVTNYVSAVPLKELGMGLGTEHLTDEEAQELTDDYSLPALKVLFQLWVGQSSECFRRLALLLSSRRLEEPREDWVEGETPPPPIHRSVATVTQPLHGALASCLGDLQRSYEFHRYFETQHRTQGSDRVGRARQKCRELNALHTSVRSLQLHLRALLNEMIILEDDLEKLMVTKEAVEVTVEGYQDIQERLSHLQPHMQASAGCWEDTVGQVERMLRRANTCPGTPEGPEQCLPPVPCTPVPTYTLILDRDPVPEEQELEAYVSDSEDENGWAGSVVDMLSPEERERQRREREESRRVLSELKAVLGQRASEGERRKWKQLLFNDQAAAMPIVSGVTSAESSTESQTPSDPLDTLTLVGMAKPGVAEGNHLLDRLNNEEEDEVRDECPLTEAEEKALTEFCCGEAEEKGEEGEGGASVPDRTGGAQLYQYDGLPDEGAGLNGPDLLLQPRIPAITVMDRLTELHGSAMLSFNSALAAQVAAHSHTFANMEEQTFGDSGEEEGVEGERRSLPDGQTAEKD from the exons aaCTCTCCGCTCTTCCACTACCTGCAGGATCTAGGACACACAGACTTTGAGGCATGTCCCACGGTGTCTCAGGAGGACGAGTGTGGAGGAGGAAAGGGGGGGGCGGCCTCCCTCCAGGACAGCCTCTCCAAACCCACA GGAGGACATCTATGGAGATTGGCTGATGCCTTGTGGAGGCGGAGCCCGTTCCACCAGGCCGCCTCGGCCCATAGGCTGGAGCAGCAGCTG gACTGTGTGTTTGGCCAGTATGCGGTGCGGTGTATCCTGGACCAGGATGTGTTGCTCCAGGAGGATGTGGAGCTGATCGAGCTATTAGACCCCAGCCTGCTCACCCTTGGCTCCTCGCCCTCCGGCTCGCCCAGACGAGACAACTCCCTGCCCTGCCCGCGCCTCCTCGCCTCACCCTCGCAATG ggacgTAGCAATGCTGGTGGGCCTGGCTGCAGTGTTACTaagcctgtcctctctctctgacggGGCCTGGTCTCTGGCTGTTATCCCGTGGTGTGCTGCAGTCATGGGCTGGGTGTGGCTGCGAGGGGCGGGGctgtggagacaggggaggatgcAGAGGGCAGCACACGCCCAGGCCTCCGAGCTGCAGACCATGGTGCTGAACAGCAAGGCTCTGACCAGCCTGGCCCGCAAGTCCCTGAGActactacaggaaacagaggtcATCTCTCGAGGGTTCACCCT GGTGAGTGCATCCAGCTCCTTTAGCAGGGCAGGGCTGGGGGCGGGGCCACGGGGGCAGCAGCTGATTGGCCTGCGGAAGGCGGTGTACCGGGCGCTCCGCTCAGCCTTCAGAGCCTCCCGCCGAGCCACCTGCCACATGCTCAAAGC TTACCCCCTGAACTCTGAGATCGACAATGTGACCAACTACGTGTCTGCGGTGCCTCTGAAGGAGCTGGGGATGGGCCTGGGGACAGAGCACCTGACTGACGAGGAGGCACAGGAGCTCACCGATGACTACAGCCTCCCTGCCCTcaag GTGCTGTTCCAGCTGTGGGTGGGGCAGAGCTCAGAATGTTTCCGTCGATTGGCCCTGCTACTGTCGTCACGACGACTGGAGGAGCCCAGGGAAGACTGGGTCGAAGGTGAAACCCCTCCTCCGCCCATACATCGCTCTGTTGCCACGGTGACACAGCCTCTCCACGGTGCCCTGGCCAGTTGCCTAGGTGACCTGCAGCGTAGCTATGAGTTCCACCGGTACTTTGAGACGCAGCACCGGACGCAGGGCTCGGACAGGGTGGGGCGCGCTCGACAGAAATGCAGAGAGCTCAACGCACTGCACACGTCTGTACGCAGCCTGCAGCTGCATCTCAGGGCCCTGCTCAACGA GATGATTATCCTGGAGGATGACCTGGAGAAGCTGATGGTGACCAAGGAGGCGGTGGAGGTGACTGTGGAGGGCTACCAGGACATCCAGGAGCGTCTCAGTCACCTGCAGCCCCACATGCAGGCCAGCGCCGGATGCTGGGAGGACACCGTGGGCCAGGTGGAGCGCATGCTGAGGAGAGCTAACACCTGCCCAG GAACTCCTGAGGGTCCAGAGCAGTGTCTCCCTCCTGTGCCCTGCACCCCTGTCCCAACCTACACCCTCATCCTGGACAGGGACCCTGTGCCTGAGGAGCAG GAGCTGGAAGCGTACGTGTCGGACTCAGAGGATGAGAACGGGTGGGCGGGGTCGGTGGTTGACATGCTGTCTCCCGAGGAACGAGAGCGCCAGCGGCGGGAGAGGGAGGAGTCTCGGCGTGTCCTATCGGAGCTCAAAGCCGTGCTGGGCCAGCGGGCGTCCGAGGGCGAGAGAAGGAAGTGGAAACAGCTGCTCTTCAACGACCAAG CGGCGGCGATGCCTATCGTTTCCGGGGTAACGTCAGCAGAATCTTCTACAGAATCTCAGACTCCCTCCGACCCATTGGACACTCTGACACTTGTGGGCATGGCCAAACCAGGTGTTGCCGAGGGAAACCACCTATTGGACAGGCTGAACAACGAGGAGGAAGACGAGGTCAGGGACGAGTGCCCCCTCACAGAGGCAGAGGAAAAAGCACTTACAGAGTTCTGCTGTGGTGAGGCGGAGGAAAAGGGGGAGGAGGGTGAAGGTGGGGCTTCAGTCCCAGATAGGACAGGCGGGGCGCAGCTCTACCAATACGACGGGCTGCCTGACGAGGGGGCAGGACTGAACGGGCCCGACCTTCTATTGCAGCCCCGGATTCCCGCCATCACGGTGATGGACAGGCTGACGGAACTACACGGCTCGGCGATGCTCAGCTTTAATTCCGCCCTCGCCGCCCAGGTGGCGGCACATTCGCACACCTTCGCCAACATGGAGGAGCAGACGTTTGGAGACAGCGGAGAAGaagaaggggtagagggagagaggcgtTCGCTACCTGATGGACAGACAGCTGAGAAGGACTAG
- the LOC121579014 gene encoding vezatin isoform X4 — translation MTEEFDEDVVFENSPLFHYLQDLGHTDFEACPTVSQEDECGGGKGGAASLQDSLSKPTGGHLWRLADALWRRSPFHQAASAHRLEQQLDCVFGQYAVRCILDQDVLLQEDVELIELLDPSLLTLGSSPSGSPRRDNSLPCPRLLASPSQWDVAMLVGLAAVLLSLSSLSDGAWSLAVIPWCAAVMGWVWLRGAGLWRQGRMQRAAHAQASELQTMVLNSKALTSLARKSLRLLQETEVISRGFTLVSASSSFSRAGLGAGPRGQQLIGLRKAVYRALRSAFRASRRATCHMLKAYPLNSEIDNVTNYVSAVPLKELGMGLGTEHLTDEEAQELTDDYSLPALKVLFQLWVGQSSECFRRLALLLSSRRLEEPREDWVEGETPPPPIHRSVATVTQPLHGALASCLGDLQRSYEFHRYFETQHRTQGSDRVGRARQKCRELNALHTSVRSLQLHLRALLNEMIILEDDLEKLMVTKEAVEVTVEGYQDIQERLSHLQPHMQASAGCWEDTVGQVERMLRRANTCPGTPEGPEQCLPPVPCTPVPTYTLILDRDPVPEEQELEAYVSDSEDENGWAGSVVDMLSPEERERQRREREESRRVLSELKAVLGQRASEGERRKWKQLLFNDQAAAMPIVSGVTSAESSTESQTPSDPLDTLTLVGMAKPGVAEGNHLLDRLNNEEEDEVRDECPLTEAEEKALTEFCCGEAEEKGEEGEGGASVPDRTGGAQLYQYDGLPDEGAGLNGPDLLLQPRIPAITVMDRLTELHGSAMLSFNSALAAQVAAHSHTFANMEEQTFGDSGEEEGVEGERRSLPDGQTAEKD, via the exons aaCTCTCCGCTCTTCCACTACCTGCAGGATCTAGGACACACAGACTTTGAGGCATGTCCCACGGTGTCTCAGGAGGACGAGTGTGGAGGAGGAAAGGGGGGGGCGGCCTCCCTCCAGGACAGCCTCTCCAAACCCACA GGAGGACATCTATGGAGATTGGCTGATGCCTTGTGGAGGCGGAGCCCGTTCCACCAGGCCGCCTCGGCCCATAGGCTGGAGCAGCAGCTG gACTGTGTGTTTGGCCAGTATGCGGTGCGGTGTATCCTGGACCAGGATGTGTTGCTCCAGGAGGATGTGGAGCTGATCGAGCTATTAGACCCCAGCCTGCTCACCCTTGGCTCCTCGCCCTCCGGCTCGCCCAGACGAGACAACTCCCTGCCCTGCCCGCGCCTCCTCGCCTCACCCTCGCAATG ggacgTAGCAATGCTGGTGGGCCTGGCTGCAGTGTTACTaagcctgtcctctctctctgacggGGCCTGGTCTCTGGCTGTTATCCCGTGGTGTGCTGCAGTCATGGGCTGGGTGTGGCTGCGAGGGGCGGGGctgtggagacaggggaggatgcAGAGGGCAGCACACGCCCAGGCCTCCGAGCTGCAGACCATGGTGCTGAACAGCAAGGCTCTGACCAGCCTGGCCCGCAAGTCCCTGAGActactacaggaaacagaggtcATCTCTCGAGGGTTCACCCT GGTGAGTGCATCCAGCTCCTTTAGCAGGGCAGGGCTGGGGGCGGGGCCACGGGGGCAGCAGCTGATTGGCCTGCGGAAGGCGGTGTACCGGGCGCTCCGCTCAGCCTTCAGAGCCTCCCGCCGAGCCACCTGCCACATGCTCAAAGC TTACCCCCTGAACTCTGAGATCGACAATGTGACCAACTACGTGTCTGCGGTGCCTCTGAAGGAGCTGGGGATGGGCCTGGGGACAGAGCACCTGACTGACGAGGAGGCACAGGAGCTCACCGATGACTACAGCCTCCCTGCCCTcaag GTGCTGTTCCAGCTGTGGGTGGGGCAGAGCTCAGAATGTTTCCGTCGATTGGCCCTGCTACTGTCGTCACGACGACTGGAGGAGCCCAGGGAAGACTGGGTCGAAGGTGAAACCCCTCCTCCGCCCATACATCGCTCTGTTGCCACGGTGACACAGCCTCTCCACGGTGCCCTGGCCAGTTGCCTAGGTGACCTGCAGCGTAGCTATGAGTTCCACCGGTACTTTGAGACGCAGCACCGGACGCAGGGCTCGGACAGGGTGGGGCGCGCTCGACAGAAATGCAGAGAGCTCAACGCACTGCACACGTCTGTACGCAGCCTGCAGCTGCATCTCAGGGCCCTGCTCAACGA GATGATTATCCTGGAGGATGACCTGGAGAAGCTGATGGTGACCAAGGAGGCGGTGGAGGTGACTGTGGAGGGCTACCAGGACATCCAGGAGCGTCTCAGTCACCTGCAGCCCCACATGCAGGCCAGCGCCGGATGCTGGGAGGACACCGTGGGCCAGGTGGAGCGCATGCTGAGGAGAGCTAACACCTGCCCAG GAACTCCTGAGGGTCCAGAGCAGTGTCTCCCTCCTGTGCCCTGCACCCCTGTCCCAACCTACACCCTCATCCTGGACAGGGACCCTGTGCCTGAGGAGCAG GAGCTGGAAGCGTACGTGTCGGACTCAGAGGATGAGAACGGGTGGGCGGGGTCGGTGGTTGACATGCTGTCTCCCGAGGAACGAGAGCGCCAGCGGCGGGAGAGGGAGGAGTCTCGGCGTGTCCTATCGGAGCTCAAAGCCGTGCTGGGCCAGCGGGCGTCCGAGGGCGAGAGAAGGAAGTGGAAACAGCTGCTCTTCAACGACCAAG CGGCGGCGATGCCTATCGTTTCCGGGGTAACGTCAGCAGAATCTTCTACAGAATCTCAGACTCCCTCCGACCCATTGGACACTCTGACACTTGTGGGCATGGCCAAACCAGGTGTTGCCGAGGGAAACCACCTATTGGACAGGCTGAACAACGAGGAGGAAGACGAGGTCAGGGACGAGTGCCCCCTCACAGAGGCAGAGGAAAAAGCACTTACAGAGTTCTGCTGTGGTGAGGCGGAGGAAAAGGGGGAGGAGGGTGAAGGTGGGGCTTCAGTCCCAGATAGGACAGGCGGGGCGCAGCTCTACCAATACGACGGGCTGCCTGACGAGGGGGCAGGACTGAACGGGCCCGACCTTCTATTGCAGCCCCGGATTCCCGCCATCACGGTGATGGACAGGCTGACGGAACTACACGGCTCGGCGATGCTCAGCTTTAATTCCGCCCTCGCCGCCCAGGTGGCGGCACATTCGCACACCTTCGCCAACATGGAGGAGCAGACGTTTGGAGACAGCGGAGAAGaagaaggggtagagggagagaggcgtTCGCTACCTGATGGACAGACAGCTGAGAAGGACTAG
- the LOC121579014 gene encoding vezatin isoform X2, with amino-acid sequence MTEEFDEDVVFENSPLFHYLQDLGHTDFEACPTVSQEDECGGGKGGAASLQDSLSKPTGGHLWRLADALWRRSPFHQAASAHRLEQQLDCVFGQYAVRCILDQDVLLQEDVELIELLDPSLLTLGSSPSGSPRRDNSLPCPRLLASPSQWDVAMLVGLAAVLLSLSSLSDGAWSLAVIPWCAAVMGWVWLRGAGLWRQGRMQRAAHAQASELQTMVLNSKALTSLARKSLRLLQETEVISRGFTLLLDRVSASSSFSRAGLGAGPRGQQLIGLRKAVYRALRSAFRASRRATCHMLKAYPLNSEIDNVTNYVSAVPLKELGMGLGTEHLTDEEAQELTDDYSLPALKVLFQLWVGQSSECFRRLALLLSSRRLEEPREDWVEGETPPPPIHRSVATVTQPLHGALASCLGDLQRSYEFHRYFETQHRTQGSDRVGRARQKCRELNALHTSVRSLQLHLRALLNEMIILEDDLEKLMVTKEAVEVTVEGYQDIQERLSHLQPHMQASAGCWEDTVGQVERMLRRANTCPGTPEGPEQCLPPVPCTPVPTYTLILDRDPVPEEQELEAYVSDSEDENGWAGSVVDMLSPEERERQRREREESRRVLSELKAVLGQRASEGERRKWKQLLFNDQAAAMPIVSGVTSAESSTESQTPSDPLDTLTLVGMAKPGVAEGNHLLDRLNNEEEDEVRDECPLTEAEEKALTEFCCGEAEEKGEEGEGGASVPDRTGGAQLYQYDGLPDEGAGLNGPDLLLQPRIPAITVMDRLTELHGSAMLSFNSALAAQVAAHSHTFANMEEQTFGDSGEEEGVEGERRSLPDGQTAEKD; translated from the exons aaCTCTCCGCTCTTCCACTACCTGCAGGATCTAGGACACACAGACTTTGAGGCATGTCCCACGGTGTCTCAGGAGGACGAGTGTGGAGGAGGAAAGGGGGGGGCGGCCTCCCTCCAGGACAGCCTCTCCAAACCCACA GGAGGACATCTATGGAGATTGGCTGATGCCTTGTGGAGGCGGAGCCCGTTCCACCAGGCCGCCTCGGCCCATAGGCTGGAGCAGCAGCTG gACTGTGTGTTTGGCCAGTATGCGGTGCGGTGTATCCTGGACCAGGATGTGTTGCTCCAGGAGGATGTGGAGCTGATCGAGCTATTAGACCCCAGCCTGCTCACCCTTGGCTCCTCGCCCTCCGGCTCGCCCAGACGAGACAACTCCCTGCCCTGCCCGCGCCTCCTCGCCTCACCCTCGCAATG ggacgTAGCAATGCTGGTGGGCCTGGCTGCAGTGTTACTaagcctgtcctctctctctgacggGGCCTGGTCTCTGGCTGTTATCCCGTGGTGTGCTGCAGTCATGGGCTGGGTGTGGCTGCGAGGGGCGGGGctgtggagacaggggaggatgcAGAGGGCAGCACACGCCCAGGCCTCCGAGCTGCAGACCATGGTGCTGAACAGCAAGGCTCTGACCAGCCTGGCCCGCAAGTCCCTGAGActactacaggaaacagaggtcATCTCTCGAGGGTTCACCCT TCTGCTCGACAGGGTGAGTGCATCCAGCTCCTTTAGCAGGGCAGGGCTGGGGGCGGGGCCACGGGGGCAGCAGCTGATTGGCCTGCGGAAGGCGGTGTACCGGGCGCTCCGCTCAGCCTTCAGAGCCTCCCGCCGAGCCACCTGCCACATGCTCAAAGC TTACCCCCTGAACTCTGAGATCGACAATGTGACCAACTACGTGTCTGCGGTGCCTCTGAAGGAGCTGGGGATGGGCCTGGGGACAGAGCACCTGACTGACGAGGAGGCACAGGAGCTCACCGATGACTACAGCCTCCCTGCCCTcaag GTGCTGTTCCAGCTGTGGGTGGGGCAGAGCTCAGAATGTTTCCGTCGATTGGCCCTGCTACTGTCGTCACGACGACTGGAGGAGCCCAGGGAAGACTGGGTCGAAGGTGAAACCCCTCCTCCGCCCATACATCGCTCTGTTGCCACGGTGACACAGCCTCTCCACGGTGCCCTGGCCAGTTGCCTAGGTGACCTGCAGCGTAGCTATGAGTTCCACCGGTACTTTGAGACGCAGCACCGGACGCAGGGCTCGGACAGGGTGGGGCGCGCTCGACAGAAATGCAGAGAGCTCAACGCACTGCACACGTCTGTACGCAGCCTGCAGCTGCATCTCAGGGCCCTGCTCAACGA GATGATTATCCTGGAGGATGACCTGGAGAAGCTGATGGTGACCAAGGAGGCGGTGGAGGTGACTGTGGAGGGCTACCAGGACATCCAGGAGCGTCTCAGTCACCTGCAGCCCCACATGCAGGCCAGCGCCGGATGCTGGGAGGACACCGTGGGCCAGGTGGAGCGCATGCTGAGGAGAGCTAACACCTGCCCAG GAACTCCTGAGGGTCCAGAGCAGTGTCTCCCTCCTGTGCCCTGCACCCCTGTCCCAACCTACACCCTCATCCTGGACAGGGACCCTGTGCCTGAGGAGCAG GAGCTGGAAGCGTACGTGTCGGACTCAGAGGATGAGAACGGGTGGGCGGGGTCGGTGGTTGACATGCTGTCTCCCGAGGAACGAGAGCGCCAGCGGCGGGAGAGGGAGGAGTCTCGGCGTGTCCTATCGGAGCTCAAAGCCGTGCTGGGCCAGCGGGCGTCCGAGGGCGAGAGAAGGAAGTGGAAACAGCTGCTCTTCAACGACCAAG CGGCGGCGATGCCTATCGTTTCCGGGGTAACGTCAGCAGAATCTTCTACAGAATCTCAGACTCCCTCCGACCCATTGGACACTCTGACACTTGTGGGCATGGCCAAACCAGGTGTTGCCGAGGGAAACCACCTATTGGACAGGCTGAACAACGAGGAGGAAGACGAGGTCAGGGACGAGTGCCCCCTCACAGAGGCAGAGGAAAAAGCACTTACAGAGTTCTGCTGTGGTGAGGCGGAGGAAAAGGGGGAGGAGGGTGAAGGTGGGGCTTCAGTCCCAGATAGGACAGGCGGGGCGCAGCTCTACCAATACGACGGGCTGCCTGACGAGGGGGCAGGACTGAACGGGCCCGACCTTCTATTGCAGCCCCGGATTCCCGCCATCACGGTGATGGACAGGCTGACGGAACTACACGGCTCGGCGATGCTCAGCTTTAATTCCGCCCTCGCCGCCCAGGTGGCGGCACATTCGCACACCTTCGCCAACATGGAGGAGCAGACGTTTGGAGACAGCGGAGAAGaagaaggggtagagggagagaggcgtTCGCTACCTGATGGACAGACAGCTGAGAAGGACTAG